The sequence tccactagcccctagagctctatctaactctctcttaaatccattcagtgatttggcctccactgccctctgtggcagggaattccacaaattcacacctctctgggtgaaaacgttttttctcacctcagtcttaaatggcctcccccttattctaagactgtggcccctggtcctggactcgcccaacattgggaacatttttccccgcatctagcttgtccagtccttttataagtttctataagagccccctcatccttctaaaccccagtgaatacaagcctagtcttttcaatctttccttatatgacagtcccgccatccaatcaatctcgtgaacctccgctgcactgcctcaatcacaaggatgtccttgctcaaattaggagaccaaaactgtacgcaatactccagatgtggccttaccagagccctatacaactgcagaagaacctctctactgctgtactgaaattctcttgttatgagggccagcattccattagctttcttcactgcctgctgtacctgcatgccaactttcagtgaccgatgtacggacacccaggtctcgctgtacctaacctaaccccattgagataataatctgcccccttgtttttgtcaccaaagtggataacctcacatttatctatattatattgtatctgccacgcatctgcccactcactcaacctgtccaggtcaccctgcaacctcctaacatcctcttcacagttcacccagctttgtgtcatccgcaaacatgctagtgttaatttcctcttccaaatcattaatatatatatggtaaacagttgcggccccaacaccgagccttgcggcactccactcgccactgactgccattctgaaaaggacctgttcactcctactctttgtttcctgtttgccaaccaatgttctatccacgtcaacatcctacccccaataccatgtgctctaattttagtcaccaatctcctgtgtgggaccttatcaaatgctttctgaaagtctagatacactacatccactggctccccttcattcattttacttgtcatatcctcaaaaaattccagaagattagtcaagcatgattttcctttcataaatccatgctgacttggactaatccttttactgctatccaaatgccccattattacctctttaataattgactccagcatctttcccaccaccgaagtcaggctaactggtctgtaattccccgttttctctctcgctcctttcttgaaaagtgggatagcattagctatcctccaatccacaggaactgatcctgaatctattgaacatggaaaatgatcaccagtgcgtccactatttctagagccacctccctgaggaccctgggatgcagaccatcaggccctggggatttatcatccttcagtcccattagcctaccaaaTACTAttcctcgcctaatgaaaatttatttcagttccatgACCCCCTtatatcctctgtcctccagtacttctgggagattgtttgtgtcttccttagtgaagacagatccgaagtacctgttcaactcttctgccatttccttgttccccataataatttcacctgtgtctgccttcaagggacccacatttaaaGGCAAGGTACtcgcatggatagaagattggttaACTGGCTGAAGGCAAGGAGTGGGAATAAATGTCATTTATTTCAATGTTGTTATCGTCCCAGCCTCAATCTCCtctggtagtttgttccatatacccaccatcatctgtgcggaaaaacttgcccctcaagttcatattaaatctttccccgctcaccttaaacctctggttcttgattcccctacactggctAAAAAACTGTGTgtcaaccctatctattccctcataatcttattcacctctataagaataccccgcatcctcctgcgctccaaggaataaagtcctagtctgcccaacctcttcctatagctcaagccctgcACGTCCtgcaaacatcctcgtaaaccggaggacataggtttaatgtcagGGGGGGAAACCTTTAATAGGGacatgtggggcaacttttttctttacacaaagggtggtgggtgctggcAGAGGAGTTAGTTAAGGCAGGtcctatcacaacgtttaaaaaacatattagcaggtacatggataggaaagtttgagAGATATTGGTCAATTGCAGGCAAGTGGAAActaatcttcttatcgagtccacacacaagattagaagttgttcagacaGAGCGGAACACACTTCTCGACATCTACAAACAATGGtgcctgtcttgcgcttcttgtgcgtggtggtggaaagattggtgaaaactggGCCGCAATGTGAaccctctttccttgaccccagtggaaactagtgtagatgaagcatgttggtcagcgtatgcaagttggactgaaggagctgtttccacactgtataattcTCTAGCTCTAATATAGCACTACACCATGATACCCGTTACAAACTAAAGTGCTTGTTCTATGTATTTACTACGAATAAAGCACAGGCTCTTTTGGAACTAATTTACACTTGGGTGTTCCAGGACAATTTTACTTGCTACCAAGTGGTGTGCCAGGCCTGAATGGATCCGACTAGACACGGCACCATTCTCTTCACTGAACCGGGATGCAGGGACAATCCTCGGACTTGGCATCGGACTCTGCTCACCATTATACACCAGCACACAGGGGTGGAAGATGACGTGGAAGGTGAAAGCTGTCTGCATTGCACTCTCTGTGCTCATCATTGAGATAATGGATCGGGTTCCACTGCCCAAGTACTCCACCATCCTGTTTTATGCCCTGTTCTACCTGAAGAATGCATTTGTTCCTATTTTGGTGACTGCTATTATCCCCTGGCTAGTCCATTCCATTTTTCTAATTCAGCCAACTCGGAAACAAAAGTAACTTTAAATTAAATAGTTATTTAAAAATGGTTGAGCCATCTCCTGACACACCACCAATACTAATTCACCTCCCAATGCCTCCTTCGTATTGAGTGCTAATCTGAATCAAGGGCAAACAATTCAGAGTTTGGATGTCAAAacagaagaaggtctgaagaaggattccaacccaaaatgttacctatccatgttctccagatatgctgcctgacctgctgaattactccagcactgtgtcctttaaaaaaaaaatgtttggatgTTCTTGCATTAACCAATACTGTTTGGGGGCATTAGTTATAGATGTTTCTAACTTACAGCTGTCCTTTCAATAGATTAAATATCTAGAGAAGCATCTACTTCCCATAATTACGGCAAGGACAATGTAGACTAAAGGGTCTGTTCTTCAGCTGCACTGTTCCGTGTATGGTGTATCAACTTCGTTTACAAAGATATTGGTCACTAATGCTACCGTGTAAATTTTCCCACTGTATTGTCAATCTAGTAGCGAAGACAATCATATGTCcacatttaaatttaaaatgttacTGCCAAATAAGACCTCTCTGGATTTTTGGTTACTTTATCCCATTCTTCTAGCTTCTGCTCATGTCTTCATTTTTGTTAGGAATAAGATGATTATTGAATCAAAACAGAACTAAGTTAGGAATAGACCACATAGCTCCTCAAGCGTACAgtaccattcaataaaatcacgCAGATCTGATTGTAGCCTTAGCTCTGCATTCCAATGTACCAGTGGTAACATTTCACTCACTTGCTTATCTAACTAACACTGCCCTCAAATTATTCAACGGCACTGCCTCCAATATCCTTTCAGAAAAAAGAGTTCAAAAGATCCACAACCCAaagagaatgaaaaaaaaaacacttattgggggcggcacagtggcgcagctggtagagctgctgcctcacaaaatGTCTCTGTGATGGACGGTCTACATCTACTTCCCTCTGCAATTTctagggcagagctgttcccaaaccaatggTGATGCtacctgacagtatgctttctatagaCGTCGTCAAGCTAGTCCCCCAACTTTTATATTAATTTCCCTcaacaataaaaaataataaccttTCCAAATGATTTGCTGTATCTGCATATCCATCCTTTGTGAATCATATTCTAGAATACTCAGTCCCCGTTGCTTCTTTAGTTTCTTATTACTTAGATAAACGTGTTTACATTTTCCCAGCCAAAATTGACAATTTTCCACTTTCCCACATTCTAATCCATGTGCCAGATTTTTGGTCCACTTATTAAACCAGTCTATATCCCTTATGCTCTCTTCACATATTACTTTCTGACGTAACTTTGTATAAATGGTAGATTAAACATTCATACTTCAAAACTTGCCTTTATCCAAGTCATTAATAAACCAGGATGAATAGCAGAGGTGCACCAGTTGTTGTCTCTTTAAAGTATAGTATGTCCACCAATATCCACCAAATGTTTTCCTCGTCAACTAATACATTGGTCAAACATGGTTTCCCATTCACAAAACCCCATTGACTTTACTTTTATAAAGCTTCTAACATTTGCCTTATAACAGATATGAAGCTGCCTCACCTGTAACTTTCTGTTTTCCCCCTCACTTTTTGAAGTGCATTCGAGTTACATTTGCAAGTCTCCCGTCCGCACGTGGATTTGAATCATTGAATATGATTGGGAAATTAAATATTGGTTACCATAGTATTGTTTTGTGCAAAGTACTGTATTAAAATCCACTCTTTTAGAAGTTAGTTTTCTAATCActcatattttattttatttattttgcgtGATTGGACTTTGTGGTTAATATGTTTTTCTCATTGTAATTTAAGTGTATTACTATAATTCTACCTGCGAAACAAATTGTTGAAGAATATTAAAAACGACTTGAAAGGAAAATAATGAAATTGATTTTTGTTGTCATGCATGAGTAATTCTATCCAAGAATTAGATAGCATAGTGACTGATTTTCAAACGGCTaaatatataacatataatatTCCTATCGGTGGCACATGCTGGCAACCGTTTCTAGGTGAAATCATACTAACTAAGGCGGcaaagtgatagagttgctgctttacagctccagagacctgggttcgatcctgactacgggtgctgtctgtacggaatttgtacatctccctgtggcctgcgtggattctctttggtgctccggtttcctcccacgttccaaagacgtacaggtttgcaggtgaaatgactttggtaaaattgtccctagtgtagtgtcagtgtacggggatcgctggtcattgtggactcggtgggctgaaggccctgtttccgcactgtatctctaaaggagaGTCTAAACTGTGAAATTGGAATGGACAAGAAGAGCACTCGgatgaaacccacactgtcacagggagaacatgcaaactccacacagacagaacccgagggCAGGATTGAGCacaggtctcttgcactgtgaggcagcagttctaccagctgcaccactgtgccgcccatggttACTCATACTAGTACACTCTTATTACAACTGCAGCTGAGTACAGATACATTAAAAACCATTCAGGAACTAGGTTAAGGGTGGAAAACACCATTGGTCTTCTTGAGCCGAGAGTCCATTGCCGCATAAGTCCAAATTTGCACTGAGCAAATCCAGACCTCCAGGTAAAATATCGTGAGAATTTCCCTCCTCAGATCTGAGCAATCTCGTGACATCTTGTGAGGATATGATATTCATTCCTGTATCTCCCAGGTGTGCAAGCAGTCTCGCTCCTGGAGAAGGGTACTGTGGCTCCACTCATCACCTCCAGCCTCTGTCACTGTTTCCACCCTTCCCTCCTCCACCTGACCATCTGCCAGTCGACCTCTCCACACTTTTAGACTTTAcaaatccagcacggaaacaggccctttggcacgccgtgtctgcaccgaccagcgatcaccccgtatgctagcactatcctatacaccagggacaatttacaattttactggtcaattcatctacaaacctgcatgcctttggagtgtggaacaaaACCAGAGCAAACATACGCATACATACAAAAAacctgggaaaacccacgtggtcactaagtcatctgtatccacctatcgcatgCCACCTCTTGCTCCACCCCTCCTTGCATCTCTTTATACTGGTTGCTTACCCACTACCCCTATCAGTCCAGTTGaaggtgccttacagtgccagagaccgggttagATCATGCCCCAgggtgctgactgtgcggagtttacatgttctccgtgtgactgcgtgggtttcctccaggtgctccagtttcccccccacatcccagagacaggcgtttgtaggttaattggcctttggaaATTgctcccctagtgtgtagggagtggatgagaacgtgggatgaTATAGAGctagtgtaaatggatgatcaatggtcagcgtggactcggtgggccaaagaacctgtttccctgCTTTATCTCTAttctaagggtcttgacccaaaacattttcAGTCCATTTTCCTCAGAGCAGTTGTCTCCTTACCTTAATTAGGCTGCCTTCTACCAGGCACTCTCTTCAGTAGATGTCCTGGTCTCCTTATCACAGAGGATCTCCCTACTGGCATGCATCTCCCTGTCCATAACATTGTCCCTTAAAGTGCATGTGGACCTGTCTCCCTTGCTCGTGTCTTTGTGTCCTCTACAGCCGACAGTGTGCTATTGCTGTGTGGTTTTCACAGGGATTGTGACATTGAGGCCTAACACCCATTTTTTTAAGTTATAGACAACAAGGGGCCAGGAACCGGGATAAACTGAAGGCTCGTTTAGGAATTGTACAAATGTCAATTTATCTTTGGTCTGTATTTTGGCCAATTTTATGATTTTTGCAGTGGATTAAGTTGGCACAAGCAATGTGTTAGCACTAACACTAAATGTGTTAGCACAAAAATAAATGGAATCCAATATCCAAACATATGCATACAAACAAATGAACTTGTACTGCATGTGAAACTTTGGTAAAAAGTACACATCAAAGTTCCTATAAACATGTCGAGCTGGGCTGAGCCTCAACAGATTTGCAATGGACAATTAAACGTGTTGTTATTACAACTAAAGTGTCAGGTTCTGTTACCCACACGCCAGATATTAATCAAAAGTACACAATAGAGTTGCTCAAGATCACAGCATATCTCTAACAAATGTTTACCAAACGGGGATCACAGCTTAATTGAAACAAAAAGACTTCATTGATTCCTCTTGCACTTGACTTTGACAGGTTCATCTAACACTGCTAATGATTACATTTTTTAGTCTATAGGTAAGTTTAGCCCAATTGTATAATATTTGCTATATCAAGCAGTTCTGCAAACTAcaaaagtttaatttagagatagagtATGGAGACTGGCTAGTGAGTCCATGTTAACACAAGttcaatgttaccccactttctcttccactccctagATATTAGGAGGAATTTTACACAGGCAAATTAAACTATTGGGattcatttttgggatgtgggaggaaaccgaagcacatgAGGAGACTCACCCtgccacactgacagcacccgaggtcaggatcgaatttgggtctctggcgctgaggcagcagctctacccactgcagaAATAAAAGTGTTTCTGTATCACTGAAAATTTGTGTGAATGTGAATTACAaatttatataaataaaattactgaaaatatatatattttaaattaccacTCTATTTTGGCTATTTTTTATAGACTGAGTATTCTGTGAACATTTAACCAAAttaaaaaggattttttttaaccATTAATATTCCCTACTCTCGGACTGAGCTCTCTTGCTGAGATGCGATTCTTGGGAGACTGAAGGAAATTGGTGAGATTTGAACACCAGAAGCCTTGCTGAACAGTGTTAGCTGTCGCACTgcaacacagtcacagggagaaagtgcacacTCTACACAGACATACAAGATCAGAATTGAACCCTTGCTGGATCTGTGATGCAGAAGCTCTGCACTGTCATAGTTATATTATAAACAGGTCACACTCACACAATTCAAAGGCATTAGATTTATTCTGTCACCTTTGcctgctcctgtaacttcttcAAGGAacttcttgaagatagacacaaaatgctggtgtaaaagaggcagcatctctggatagaaaggaaCTTTTTAAGTGCTTAGTTCCAGCAAATCCTTCCTTTTTTAAATCCTCGTTGACAATTTCTCACACTTCCTTTGATTTAAATGTTATATTTTCCATTGTGAGTGGCCTATCAGCACAGATTCCCTCCAACTGCCACATCCATGAAAGGCAGACTTTGTATGACATTTCCATTCAGAAATATAAAATGCAGCCCTGAAAAAGGTGTGAACTATTCCAATAATCTGTAATATTCTTCACACCTAATACAACTTGAAGGAATAAATGAAAAGAGGAAAATAATTCATCATTTCAAATCTTTGACATATTCATCAGTCAGATTAAAAAGAGCATGTTGATATTTTGTGACTGTCAGTGATTCAGAAAGATGCAGATTTGAGTTGcaaaaacatagaacagcagatgctgatttataccaagatatgcataaaatgttggagtaactgagtgggtcaggctgcgTCTCTGGTGAAatgggattggtgacattttgggtctgaagaagggtcccccacCATcctatgtctccagagatgctgcctgacccactgagttactccagcacatgtgtCGTCTACACGAGCAGAATCAAGTCTTACTTCAAAACTCGAATGGACAAATATTCAGGAATTAGTTGTGTACCACCAGAGGTGAAATAAAGATTGGAACTTAAATAAAAGACAACGTTTTTttaaacactgttcagaatttgaAAATGTCCTTAAATGCCTAACTCATAAAGTAAATTTGAGacattaggaactgcagatgctggaatcttgaacaaaacacaaagtgctggtggaactcagcgagctaggcggcatctgtggagggaatggaaagaagatattttgggttgggactcttcttcagacccacataAAAACCATACACATTTATGTGGGAAAACATTTTTAATCACACGTCTATGAAGATAGACCTAATAAagctctgaagaagtgtcctgatccGAAGCTTCATCTGTCCATTTGATCCAcagatgcagacacaaggaattgcagaagctggtttacaaaaagagacacgaAGTAACGCTGCAGATCATGTGGCATCTCTGGAAGTCATGgaaaggcgatgtttcaggttggggcacTTCCTCAAGCTATCTGTAGCGAGAGGTGCGGcggtgaggggggcgggggggggtgagggggggggggggggggggggagagagaaagctaagaaaagaggtgggggtgggacaagacCAGGCACGTTATAGGTGGGTTCAGGGAAAGGGGGCGGGGATATGAGGGGTACAGATGATATTTGGCTCACTgttcctccaacacattgtgtttgCTAAAGAAACCTCAATTGGTCTAACCAACCATTTTGATATAACAACTAGTATTCGTTTTCATCCAAACTTTGCAAGCAACATAAAGCCTGCCCCTTTAAATATGCGTTAATTGAATGTTGGGGTTTTTTtcttggggggtggggtgggtgtataGGGCAACATTAGTGGTTAGAGCAACATTCAAGACCTTCAAAGACACTTGTGGAAGACAAGCTGTTCCGATTACTATTGCCCGAgtgatcgattgaaagatacaacatagaaacggcCCTTTGGCCCGGTCACAACATTTCTATGTTATACCACCTTCACagccacaccctacacactaaggacaagtgacagaggcaaattaacctacaaagtcgcGAGTCTGTGGgatggaacgtgcaaactccacactgcagccgaggtcgggatcgaacccgcgtctctgatgctgtgaggcagcagctctaccagctgcgcccccCTGCGCCCACCCCACCCAaacaaacataagattattacaaTGAAAGCTCCGAAGTGGCCGCTTTTGGCTATTGAGACATGATTGATAATTTTGTCTGTGCTAAAGCAATCACCACACTCCCATTTTGCAAATCGTGCTTTAAATAAATGCAAACCTCTGCCTTTAGTCGGCACCTCTGGTTCTCAGAGGCAGCAAGACTGCGGAAAGACGCTGGGGGGCGCGCCAACCCACATAGACAACACGGATAGCTACAAACAACAAGTAACGGGCAAACTTTCTTGTGCATAATTGTGTCCAGTGACTTTTAAACATCACACTTTTCCTAGAATATCTTGAAATTACTTTGGCGTATACTTTGCGATAATCGAAGTTTTGTTTTCGCACTCCAGTAAAACAAAAGGAGCCGGGGAAAGTTAAATACGTTAATATTCCACCTTTTACGGGCAGTTTTGTCCCAGTCTGTTGCGTCTCCGTTATCTTCAGAGAGGTGAGCGGATGTCCCAGGAACGCTTGGTCGTAAAGGAGGGCAGCTAAAACTAAATTACTTAAAAATCTAAGCCAGCAGCACTGCAAGAAGAACTGAGTTACAATTCTACATTTAAATCCATTTTAATAAGAAGGATCTGCCAGAAATTCTGTGACTGAAAAATCCCGGTATGTGTTAATATGCATGTTCCGTTCGTACTGCGTCGCTATCCGCATTATTTAGCTAAAGAACAAATAAAAGtgaaatatgtatatattttgttaaaataCACAATTCGCGACAGAGCGTCGTTCCGTTATGCAGAACTTTAGTAGGACCGTTCATTAGTtgattcagaaaaaaaaaatgcgCATTGATTTTTATGAACATTTTTCAACCAGATGTTTAAAATCAGTAGAAGGTTAGAAACAGAGCATTTCATTACTTCTTTCAACGCGGCATCTTCAGGTTACAACCGTGCAACCATTTAAAACCTAAAATTCTGAGTCCAACCAACCAACCCAAGCGGTTAAGTTTCAAGTAGAAATTATACTTCACAATCCGAATTTATGATTTCTCAAAATGTAACCATTCCGTCTTTTGTTCCCGAATCGCGAATTCTTCTCGAATTAACCACCGCCGGactagttaatttgcaagtcttgTTACATGAAACGTTTTGTAGCCGAGTACATTCCACTAAGATATCCTTTAAGAtcaactttattctttggaaaaaAATGGGAGTTGGTCCGCAGGCTGATTTTATACAGATGTTAGTGGGTGTTTTCAGCGCTGTTTGCCAACAGAATACTCCCACTCATTAGAGGGAATGTGGCCCAATCATTTCTGAGCTTCCCCAGGATGTGGGCCCTGACTTGGATCTTGAAAGCTAAAACCCCCACGAAACCAGTGAAAGATAGAAAGAGGAATTAAGGACCGCTGGGAGTAAAGTTGCTAAGCACATCTGTAAGTTTGTTTATTTTTGCAAATTCACAATTTCTGTTTACAGTCTCTTTTCACTGCTCGCTGACGCCAACCTTCGAGGCTTGGTTGAACACAATATGCAAGAGGATTCCAATTCTCCGTTTTCTCCAGTGGATAGTTCAAGCAACAGCGAGGGGGAACAGGACACGCAGCAGAAGAGAAATGGCAGGAAGAGGCGTTCGGGCCAAAGGTCTCATAGACCCAGTACCGGGAAGAAAGGCATGAAGATCTCTCCTCTGGCGCAGAGCTTAGAGGACATTCAGACCCAGAGAGTCGTGGCTAACGTGAGAGAGCGTCAGAGGACGCAGTCCCTCAATGATGCATTTGCAACTCTTCGCAAAATCATTCCCACTTTGCCTTCAGATAAACTCAGTAAAATCCAGATCCTTAAACTGGCCACGAGGTATATCGACTTCCTTTACCAAGTTCTGCAGAACGACGAGATGGATAGCAAGGTAACGAGCTGCAGTTATCTGTCACACGAGAGACTCAGTTATGCCTTTTCAGTTTGGAGGATGGAAGAATCCTGGCCTTTGTCTGCCGGCCCTTAGCGTCTGCTGTCAATCAGGTAAATATGTAGCACTCGGTGCCGAGATGTTTTCAAAATAGCCCCGTTGTTTCCACTATATAACCGAAACAGGCAGCTGTTCGGAAAGATAGTGACATGTGTAACCCGTGCCATGTAGAAGAGGTTAAATAAATACCTAACAATAATGAGCTCTTTTCATCTCAATTTCAAGCGTTCCCAGATGATGCCGACCTCATGCTGTTTAGTTACTCTTTCACTTTTCCAATGTCCCCTTCAAACCTGTATTTTCCTTCTTACTTTTACTTTTAAGTAacatttatccccccccccccgtgtttcATTTCCTTCGCACCCCGTCTTATGTACAAAAGGGGCTTTGAAGGGTCAAGATATGGAACCCATCAGTGGCCGCAGCCTCCCTTGCCCCGGCTATTTATTGAGTCTGAATCCAGAGCGTGAAAGAAAGTTTAAGTCAACAGTGAAAGTTTCCAGTCCCCATTGGTGTCTCGTATCCCAAATCTTGGGAAACGTTAATCGTATTCTAATCTACACACTCATCCCGGTACTCACAACGCTCTCTCTACACAACAAACACATTTCCCTGATTCTCAATAACATGATCACCCTCAAAGgtattttgaaaaaaaacatgCGTGTTGTTGTACCCAAGCAATCGTCGGCTGTTGCTTTGCATACCTCGTGTATAAACAAAACATCCGCTTTCGCCTTTATTACTACCGAGGCCTGGGA is a genomic window of Leucoraja erinacea ecotype New England chromosome 27, Leri_hhj_1, whole genome shotgun sequence containing:
- the LOC129710329 gene encoding twist-related protein 2-like; translation: MQEDSNSPFSPVDSSSNSEGEQDTQQKRNGRKRRSGQRSHRPSTGKKGMKISPLAQSLEDIQTQRVVANVRERQRTQSLNDAFATLRKIIPTLPSDKLSKIQILKLATRYIDFLYQVLQNDEMDSKVTSCSYLSHERLSYAFSVWRMEESWPLSAGP